In a single window of the Renibacterium salmoninarum ATCC 33209 genome:
- the cydD gene encoding thiol reductant ABC exporter subunit CydD gives MKPEIPRSSMPGIYLLGLLNAIKAAAMVVFADGLASSIVAAINGTPVLASLSLAAAAAVVRSVMVWAVQVSAKRTALGAKEQFRVELTQHWIARAGSEQANQRGGATVLASSGLDALDGYYHQYLPALVSAATVPAIIGVRILAADWVSALIVVLTVPLVPVFMALIGWFTQDKVSQATGALLRLSSQLTELARGLPVLIGLGRAREQRAALDRLGNDYRRTTMATLRVAFLSALALELIATLSVALVAVFIGVWLVYGQLDLGTGLLVLILVAECYLPLRELGTAFHASDDGREAMRRSKEELAAPIGDRLATTGGKGAELNVSELSVRYLDRAVPALSGVSFSVPRGKILAISGASGCGKSTLLGALIGTVTSAEADLAGSVRGIDAKHVAWLPQDPGSTERSVMQELLLWGAIDPQSAAEVLASVGLAGRENQHPAWLSPGQLRRLALARVLVRVDCGADKVLVDEPTAHVDAASARLIEDALISLRGRATVLIVSHDARVLALADQQLELVAPTSNADPGLDSRAEVLPPAQEPLAPGDEDGRRNDSSGVDSSIIDQQSTVTSEQRFKTTLVPGIVQFLRILQPWLPAFLGSIFFGVIASLAALALTALSGWLIVRASQQPPVLYLLTAIVGVRFFGLLRAVARYVERLNTHQSMFAAADRLRGRLWDALSKSLPANRELSRGDSVLPRLIGDVDALRNLAPRVLLPPITAVLAAVAVIVSTSLLFPQALGFQVVILLGAVLLCPAVALWADSRSRNQEQAQRSKLISELTVLLGSAAELRSNGIEQPLLSRLFALDRKSTALAQRGAWAEGLGLALLTTLACAGSVGMIALGSPLVTSGQLRIEVLVALVLLQLGLLDVFSPLVQSAPGLPLLRRLWRSVARELQVPELPHVPVATSNNTIQARQLSIGWQGLSVADGIDLELAQGDWLTVTGPSGAGKSTFLATLMGFTAPVSGRVAVHGSIAWCPQEAHLFNSTLRGNLALARKKSDPPSELELHQVLHEVGLAQWLSHLPAGLETRLGDAGGLVSGGQRQRIAVARALLTRADVVLLDEPTAHLDAGSAAALMSDLRSSLRAKTVVLITHRPQDVQATDIQLKLGVKSASGADGVNDRVGV, from the coding sequence GTGAAACCCGAAATTCCCCGTTCCAGTATGCCGGGCATCTATTTGCTCGGGCTGCTCAACGCCATCAAAGCTGCTGCAATGGTGGTGTTCGCCGATGGCCTGGCCAGTTCAATTGTCGCTGCGATCAACGGCACCCCGGTGCTGGCTTCATTGAGCCTTGCTGCGGCAGCCGCCGTCGTCCGCTCAGTGATGGTTTGGGCGGTGCAGGTCAGCGCGAAACGAACCGCATTAGGTGCCAAAGAACAGTTTCGCGTTGAGCTGACTCAGCATTGGATTGCTAGAGCAGGCTCTGAGCAAGCAAATCAGCGTGGAGGTGCGACGGTGCTGGCAAGCAGCGGATTGGACGCGCTTGATGGCTATTACCATCAGTATTTGCCAGCCCTGGTCAGCGCCGCCACGGTTCCGGCCATTATCGGTGTCAGAATTTTGGCCGCCGACTGGGTCAGTGCGCTAATCGTGGTTCTTACCGTTCCGTTGGTGCCGGTTTTCATGGCCCTGATCGGGTGGTTCACGCAAGACAAGGTGAGCCAGGCAACCGGTGCTTTACTCAGGCTCTCCAGCCAACTGACCGAGTTAGCGCGCGGACTGCCGGTACTTATTGGTTTAGGTCGAGCCCGCGAACAACGCGCAGCTTTAGATCGGCTGGGCAACGATTATCGACGCACGACGATGGCGACGTTGCGTGTGGCCTTTCTTTCGGCGCTCGCTTTGGAACTGATTGCGACGTTATCGGTTGCGTTGGTCGCAGTTTTCATCGGAGTGTGGCTTGTCTATGGCCAGCTTGATCTCGGGACGGGGCTCCTGGTGCTGATCTTGGTGGCAGAGTGCTACCTGCCGTTGCGTGAGCTGGGCACGGCCTTCCACGCGAGTGACGACGGACGCGAGGCGATGCGGCGCAGCAAAGAAGAATTAGCCGCTCCGATCGGTGATCGCCTCGCAACGACCGGCGGCAAGGGGGCAGAACTGAATGTCTCGGAGTTAAGCGTCCGATACCTCGATCGAGCAGTACCAGCCCTGTCGGGGGTAAGTTTTTCCGTTCCACGGGGAAAGATTCTGGCAATCTCAGGTGCCAGTGGCTGTGGTAAGTCCACTTTGCTAGGCGCCCTGATCGGCACGGTGACTTCGGCTGAAGCAGATCTAGCCGGGAGCGTGCGCGGGATTGATGCCAAGCATGTGGCCTGGTTGCCACAGGATCCAGGTAGCACTGAGCGCAGCGTCATGCAGGAACTTCTGCTCTGGGGGGCCATCGACCCACAGTCGGCCGCTGAGGTTTTAGCATCAGTGGGGCTGGCTGGCCGAGAAAATCAGCATCCAGCATGGCTCAGCCCTGGTCAGCTCCGACGTTTGGCCTTGGCACGGGTGCTAGTTCGAGTTGACTGCGGAGCGGATAAGGTACTGGTGGACGAGCCAACCGCGCACGTGGACGCGGCCTCGGCCCGACTTATCGAAGATGCCCTGATATCGCTTCGTGGCAGGGCGACGGTGCTGATAGTCAGCCACGACGCCAGAGTTCTGGCCCTTGCCGACCAACAGCTTGAGTTGGTGGCCCCGACAAGCAATGCTGATCCGGGGCTGGATTCCCGCGCAGAGGTCTTACCGCCGGCCCAGGAACCGCTCGCGCCGGGCGATGAAGACGGCCGTCGAAATGACAGCAGCGGCGTTGACAGCAGCATTATCGATCAGCAGTCAACGGTAACTAGTGAGCAACGATTCAAAACTACTTTAGTGCCAGGGATCGTCCAGTTCTTGCGCATTTTACAACCTTGGCTACCAGCATTTTTAGGGTCGATTTTCTTCGGTGTCATAGCGTCTTTGGCCGCGCTCGCACTCACGGCACTTTCCGGCTGGCTAATTGTTCGCGCGAGCCAACAACCACCGGTGCTCTACTTACTCACCGCAATTGTGGGAGTGAGGTTCTTTGGCTTGCTGCGCGCCGTCGCCCGATACGTCGAGCGGCTCAACACCCATCAGTCGATGTTCGCTGCCGCTGATCGGTTGCGCGGCAGGCTTTGGGACGCGCTAAGCAAGTCGTTGCCCGCTAACCGGGAGCTCAGCCGGGGGGACTCTGTATTACCTCGATTGATCGGTGATGTGGACGCACTGCGAAATTTGGCGCCCAGGGTACTCTTGCCTCCGATAACCGCGGTCTTGGCTGCTGTTGCCGTGATTGTCAGCACCTCGTTATTGTTTCCGCAGGCGCTCGGTTTTCAGGTGGTGATCCTGCTAGGCGCAGTGTTGCTCTGCCCAGCCGTTGCGTTGTGGGCGGATAGCAGATCTCGGAACCAAGAACAGGCGCAACGGAGCAAGCTGATAAGCGAGTTGACCGTGTTGCTGGGCTCGGCCGCTGAACTTCGCAGCAATGGCATCGAACAGCCTTTGCTTAGCAGGCTGTTTGCCTTAGACCGAAAATCGACGGCTCTGGCGCAACGCGGTGCTTGGGCCGAAGGTCTAGGTTTGGCACTGCTCACCACTCTTGCGTGCGCGGGTTCCGTCGGCATGATCGCGTTAGGCTCACCGTTGGTCACTAGCGGGCAGCTTCGAATTGAAGTTTTAGTTGCGCTGGTCTTGCTTCAGCTTGGCTTGTTGGACGTCTTTTCACCTTTGGTGCAATCTGCGCCCGGTCTGCCACTACTGCGCCGACTGTGGCGTTCGGTTGCTAGGGAACTACAAGTGCCGGAGCTTCCGCACGTACCAGTGGCAACATCGAACAACACCATTCAAGCCCGGCAACTCAGCATCGGATGGCAGGGCCTCAGCGTTGCCGATGGCATCGACCTCGAGCTTGCCCAAGGGGACTGGCTCACCGTGACGGGTCCATCCGGCGCTGGAAAATCTACATTTCTGGCTACTCTAATGGGCTTCACCGCACCCGTCTCTGGCCGTGTGGCAGTGCATGGGAGTATCGCCTGGTGTCCGCAAGAAGCGCATCTTTTCAACTCGACACTTCGCGGAAACCTGGCGCTCGCGCGGAAAAAATCTGATCCGCCTTCCGAACTCGAACTGCACCAGGTACTACATGAAGTTGGACTTGCACAGTGGCTTAGCCACTTGCCCGCTGGTCTGGAAACTCGATTGGGCGACGCCGGCGGGTTGGTATCTGGTGGTCAGAGGCAAAGGATCGCCGTGGCTCGGGCATTGCTTACCCGGGCAGACGTCGTGTTACTTGATGAACCGACAGCGCATTTGGATGCCGGCTCTGCTGCGGCGCTAATGTCGGACTTGCGTAGTAGTTTGCGGGCGAAAACCGTTGTTCTCATTACTCACCGACCGCAGGACGTTCAGGCTACTGATATTCAGCTGAAACTCGGCGTCAAATCTGCGAGCGGAGCTGACGGTGTCAACGATAGGGTTGGGGTATGA
- the cydB gene encoding cytochrome d ubiquinol oxidase subunit II — MEFLPTLWFVVIAVLWTGYLFLEGFDLGVGMLMKLFARNNEERRVLLNTVGPVWDGNEVWLITAVGATFAAFPLWYASLLSALYLPLIFVLLGLIFRAVAFEYRGKVASPRWQNTWDWAILLGSATSAFGIGATLALTSTGLPLNANGDRVGGAFAWFNGYAMLGGAAVLLFCLVHAAAFLALKTDGTVRVRARMLFRRAAPLALLPMLVWAIAVQIINAKPLGWLLIGLAVVAVDSAIFAAKKHREGWAFLGCGVFLLSVFATIFFSLFPNVLPSTLSAEFNLTVQNASASEYTLGLISIIACFGVPLVLAYQGWTYWVFRKRISTKSLPAH, encoded by the coding sequence ATGGAATTCCTACCAACTTTGTGGTTTGTGGTCATCGCGGTGCTGTGGACTGGTTACCTCTTCTTAGAGGGATTCGATTTAGGCGTTGGCATGCTGATGAAACTCTTTGCCCGCAATAATGAGGAACGCCGCGTGCTGCTCAACACAGTGGGCCCGGTCTGGGACGGCAACGAGGTCTGGCTTATTACCGCTGTTGGGGCGACCTTTGCCGCCTTTCCGCTTTGGTACGCTTCCTTGCTCTCGGCGCTCTATCTGCCGCTGATCTTCGTATTGCTTGGTCTGATTTTCCGTGCCGTCGCTTTTGAATACCGTGGCAAAGTGGCTTCTCCACGGTGGCAGAACACCTGGGATTGGGCCATTCTGCTCGGTTCAGCAACGTCGGCATTCGGCATCGGTGCAACCTTGGCATTGACCAGCACCGGGCTGCCGCTGAACGCTAACGGAGACCGAGTCGGTGGTGCTTTTGCCTGGTTCAACGGATACGCAATGTTGGGCGGGGCTGCTGTGCTGCTGTTTTGCCTTGTCCACGCGGCCGCATTTTTGGCCTTGAAAACCGATGGTACCGTGCGAGTCCGAGCTCGTATGCTTTTTCGCCGAGCCGCACCACTAGCCTTATTACCTATGCTCGTTTGGGCGATAGCAGTGCAGATCATCAATGCGAAGCCGCTTGGCTGGTTGTTGATTGGACTGGCGGTCGTTGCGGTAGACAGCGCAATTTTTGCTGCCAAGAAACATCGAGAAGGTTGGGCATTCTTGGGCTGTGGAGTTTTTCTTCTCAGCGTATTCGCGACAATATTTTTCAGTCTGTTCCCGAACGTTTTGCCGTCGACGCTCTCCGCAGAGTTTAACCTGACCGTGCAGAACGCATCGGCTTCCGAATACACCCTCGGATTGATCAGCATCATCGCTTGTTTTGGTGTTCCGCTAGTGCTTGCTTACCAGGGCTGGACTTACTGGGTTTTTCGGAAACGAATCAGTACCAAGAGCCTTCCGGCACACTAG
- a CDS encoding cytochrome ubiquinol oxidase subunit I codes for MEALDIARWQFGITTVYHFLMVPLTIGLGLLIAVLQTFWLRNKKPEYLRMTKFWGKLFLINFILGVATGLVQEFQFGLAWSEYSRFVGDVFGAPLAMEALLAFFVESTFLGLWIFGWKKLPAKIHLVCLWIAVLGSVVSAYFILVANSWMQHPVGVTVVDGRPRMTDAWAVFTNNTALVAFPHTIFGALAVAGGFLLGISWYHLWKRRKLGIDTVDAKKRVVVGESAVVNGKVQHPGRDKTDHKVWIRSLRIGAVVAMIAFAGTAISGDLQGRLMFEQQPMKMAAAEAACQNGTSFSVLSIGDVGAKNCNDVAAVIEIPGLLSFLAHGDFSTEVKGVNSLLPEYQAKYGTNLPDNPIYGDRAGQPIQYVPVMAVTYWGFRMMIGFGGIAALAAFVAFFIARRGTVPESKWLMRLAVFGILAPFGANSAGWIFTELGRQPFVVAPNPQMTGIDPVFMFTAAAVSPGVSVGELIFSLVAFVAVYAVLLIVEVFLLFKYVRGGVLSAMPELATPPDSENDDETDGTKNKDDDDVLAFAY; via the coding sequence ATGGAAGCTCTCGATATCGCTCGGTGGCAATTCGGCATCACTACCGTTTACCACTTCCTGATGGTTCCGCTCACTATCGGCCTGGGCCTTTTGATAGCCGTACTGCAAACCTTCTGGTTGCGGAACAAAAAGCCCGAGTATCTCCGAATGACTAAGTTCTGGGGGAAGCTATTCCTGATCAATTTCATTCTGGGCGTCGCGACTGGGCTGGTACAAGAGTTCCAGTTTGGCCTGGCGTGGAGTGAGTACAGCCGATTCGTTGGTGATGTGTTTGGCGCGCCGCTGGCAATGGAAGCATTACTGGCCTTCTTCGTCGAATCAACGTTTCTTGGCTTGTGGATCTTTGGCTGGAAGAAACTACCCGCGAAAATCCATCTAGTCTGCCTTTGGATTGCTGTGTTGGGCTCGGTGGTGAGCGCTTACTTCATCTTGGTTGCTAATTCTTGGATGCAACATCCGGTGGGCGTCACAGTAGTCGATGGCCGGCCCCGAATGACCGATGCTTGGGCGGTCTTCACTAACAACACTGCATTGGTTGCTTTTCCACACACAATCTTTGGTGCGCTTGCCGTAGCGGGTGGCTTCTTGCTCGGCATCTCGTGGTACCACCTGTGGAAGCGGCGCAAGCTTGGCATCGATACCGTTGACGCCAAGAAGCGAGTTGTCGTCGGTGAGAGCGCCGTCGTCAACGGCAAGGTACAGCACCCCGGTCGGGACAAGACTGACCATAAAGTGTGGATCCGTTCGCTGCGGATTGGTGCGGTGGTGGCCATGATCGCCTTTGCTGGAACTGCGATCAGCGGCGATTTACAGGGCAGATTGATGTTCGAGCAGCAGCCCATGAAGATGGCCGCGGCAGAGGCTGCTTGCCAGAACGGCACTAGCTTCTCCGTGCTATCCATTGGCGACGTCGGCGCGAAAAACTGTAATGACGTTGCCGCCGTCATCGAAATCCCCGGGCTGTTGTCCTTCCTGGCGCACGGTGATTTCAGTACCGAAGTCAAAGGCGTGAACTCTTTGCTGCCTGAGTACCAGGCGAAATATGGCACAAACCTGCCAGATAACCCGATCTACGGCGATCGAGCCGGGCAGCCGATTCAATACGTACCGGTGATGGCAGTGACCTACTGGGGATTCCGGATGATGATCGGTTTCGGTGGCATCGCGGCATTGGCAGCATTTGTGGCGTTCTTTATTGCCCGCCGAGGCACGGTACCAGAATCCAAATGGCTCATGCGGCTAGCAGTATTCGGCATCCTCGCCCCCTTTGGCGCCAACTCTGCGGGATGGATCTTTACCGAGTTGGGCCGCCAGCCCTTCGTTGTAGCGCCTAATCCGCAAATGACCGGCATCGATCCGGTGTTCATGTTCACCGCTGCTGCCGTTTCTCCCGGGGTGAGCGTGGGCGAGCTGATCTTTTCTTTGGTGGCTTTCGTCGCGGTCTATGCGGTCCTGCTGATTGTCGAAGTGTTTCTGCTCTTCAAATACGTCCGGGGCGGCGTGCTCTCTGCAATGCCCGAGCTAGCAACGCCACCTGATAGCGAGAACGACGATGAAACCGACGGGACCAAGAACAAGGACGACGACGATGTACTCGCCTTTGCTTACTGA
- a CDS encoding BlaI/MecI/CopY family transcriptional regulator codes for MATLGELERSVMDLLWQQPAPLTANELRDLLCHLEASQGKELVVTTVLTVLSRLEKKGLVERERDIRPHRYRAVTSREEHTAELMHEVLGSAPDREAVLARFIGSVSADEASTLRKLLGYNER; via the coding sequence ATGGCGACGTTGGGCGAATTGGAGCGATCCGTGATGGATCTGCTGTGGCAACAGCCAGCACCGCTCACTGCCAACGAGCTGCGGGATCTGCTCTGCCACTTGGAAGCATCGCAAGGTAAGGAACTCGTGGTGACCACGGTGTTGACGGTGCTCTCCCGGTTAGAGAAAAAGGGTTTAGTCGAGCGCGAACGCGATATTCGTCCGCACCGCTACCGCGCTGTTACTTCGCGCGAAGAGCACACCGCAGAACTTATGCATGAAGTACTGGGCTCAGCACCAGATCGCGAAGCGGTGCTGGCACGATTCATCGGTTCAGTATCCGCTGATGAAGCTTCCACACTACGCAAACTGCTGGGCTACAACGAGCGCTAG
- a CDS encoding M56 family metallopeptidase: MGLDPLTTTAWVLAALAVILAWPAPLVLSRAHWPRRSPAMAMILWQAVGLAGGLSMIGAMLTWGLAPLGSNILAAFGRLIDIVFFNAPIGGLRFWHAFALSAAGLLGAHLLFTLLLTYVRIQRQRSRHRELLLLLSSPSAERPGTVVINHAAPVAYCLPGGARSVTVLSDGLLKLFKPEELQAVLTHEQTHLLQRHHLLLWAFAAWKSALPWLPTSRLAQSAVNELIEMLADDAALCEVPEPTLVRSIALVASGSAHSPSPAPSSDNPDSDGTTASRIQRLIHPEPPLAAPLRALILVGSLLLLAAPTALLVIPALLS; this comes from the coding sequence TTGGGTCTTGACCCGCTCACAACAACCGCTTGGGTGCTTGCGGCGCTCGCGGTCATTTTGGCTTGGCCAGCTCCTTTGGTGCTTTCTCGCGCGCATTGGCCGCGACGCTCCCCTGCCATGGCAATGATTCTCTGGCAGGCAGTTGGCCTTGCTGGCGGATTGTCTATGATCGGCGCCATGCTGACCTGGGGATTGGCGCCGCTAGGAAGCAATATTCTGGCCGCCTTTGGCCGGTTGATAGACATCGTCTTTTTCAATGCGCCGATCGGCGGGCTGCGGTTCTGGCATGCTTTCGCCCTTTCTGCTGCTGGGCTGTTGGGTGCACATCTGCTCTTCACCTTGCTGCTCACCTACGTACGGATCCAACGGCAACGCAGCCGGCACCGGGAGCTGCTATTACTACTTTCCTCGCCATCAGCGGAGCGCCCCGGCACCGTTGTGATCAACCACGCTGCACCAGTCGCGTATTGCCTGCCAGGTGGTGCTCGATCGGTCACGGTGCTCTCAGATGGTTTGCTGAAGCTCTTCAAACCAGAAGAACTTCAAGCCGTGTTGACTCATGAACAAACGCATCTCTTGCAACGGCACCATCTGCTCCTATGGGCCTTCGCCGCCTGGAAATCTGCACTACCGTGGCTGCCGACCTCACGACTTGCGCAAAGCGCGGTCAACGAACTGATCGAGATGCTTGCCGACGACGCCGCCCTCTGCGAGGTGCCAGAGCCCACCTTAGTGCGCTCCATTGCTTTAGTAGCCTCTGGCTCGGCACACAGCCCGTCTCCGGCGCCCTCGTCGGATAATCCAGACTCGGATGGCACCACGGCGTCCAGAATTCAACGGCTGATTCACCCGGAACCACCATTAGCTGCGCCGTTACGGGCGCTCATATTGGTCGGCTCGCTGTTACTACTAGCAGCACCAACCGCGCTGCTAGTTATCCCAGCACTCCTCAGCTAA
- a CDS encoding DNA gyrase/topoisomerase IV subunit B — translation MAATKSDYNARHLSVLEGLDAVRKRPGMYIGSTDSRGLMHCLWEILDNAVDEALGGFGQKILVILHKDNSVEVHDDGRGIPVDIEPKTGLTGVEVVLTKLHAGGKFGGSSYAASGGLHGVGASVVNALSARLDAQVDRGGKTYQMSFRRGEPGVFKETGRSLSPNSTFEPFVQKSVLGVIGTTKRGVTGTRIRYWADQQIFTPDAKFSYEELAARARQTSFLVPGLRITIRDERGLANTAGELGPHKEVFHHDGGISEFVDFLAVDAPVTDIWRLHGTASFKETVPVLDDNGHMMPTEVERDCEVDIALRWGIGYETTMRSFVNIISTPKGGRHQEGFEQALLRTFRKVIEANARKLKAGNDKIEKDDVQAGLTAVLTVRLAEPQFEGQTKEVLGTPAVRAIVAKVVEQEITAKLNSSNRNDKAQSALLLEKVVSEMKSRISARVHKETQRRKNALETSSLPAKLADCRSEETERTELFIVEGDSALGTARLARSSDFQALLPIRGKILNVQKASVGDMLSNAECAALIQVVGAGSGRSFDIEGARYGKIIVMTDADVDGAHIRTLLLTLFFRYMRPMIDAGRVYAAVPPLHRVEVINHGQKANELIYTYTENELNDLLKRLEKEGKRYKEPIQRYKGLGEMDADQLAETTMDPRHRTLRRVTATHAEAAEKTFELLMGSDVAPRKEFIIAGSAMLDRERLDA, via the coding sequence GTGGCCGCCACAAAATCCGATTACAACGCCCGCCACCTTTCAGTTCTCGAAGGGCTGGACGCGGTGCGCAAACGGCCGGGTATGTATATCGGCTCCACCGATTCCCGTGGCTTGATGCATTGTCTTTGGGAGATTCTCGACAACGCCGTCGATGAGGCGCTGGGCGGTTTCGGCCAGAAGATTCTGGTGATTTTACACAAGGACAATTCCGTCGAAGTGCACGACGATGGGCGTGGTATTCCGGTCGACATTGAGCCGAAAACTGGCTTGACCGGCGTCGAAGTTGTGCTGACCAAACTGCATGCTGGTGGAAAATTTGGTGGGTCCTCTTATGCTGCTTCCGGCGGCTTGCACGGCGTCGGCGCTTCCGTCGTCAACGCGCTATCGGCTCGCCTGGATGCTCAAGTTGATCGCGGTGGCAAAACATACCAAATGTCATTCCGTCGCGGTGAGCCGGGAGTCTTCAAAGAAACCGGGCGTTCGCTGAGCCCCAATTCGACCTTTGAGCCTTTCGTACAAAAGTCGGTACTCGGTGTTATTGGTACTACGAAACGTGGCGTTACCGGAACTCGAATTCGATATTGGGCGGATCAACAGATTTTCACCCCGGATGCGAAGTTCTCCTACGAGGAGCTTGCCGCTAGGGCGCGGCAAACATCTTTCTTAGTCCCGGGGCTGCGGATCACCATTCGGGACGAACGAGGCTTAGCTAATACTGCGGGCGAGTTAGGTCCGCACAAAGAGGTGTTTCATCACGACGGCGGTATCTCAGAGTTTGTAGATTTCCTAGCTGTCGATGCACCAGTAACGGATATTTGGCGATTACACGGCACCGCGAGCTTCAAAGAGACCGTCCCGGTGCTTGATGATAATGGCCACATGATGCCAACTGAGGTCGAGCGCGATTGTGAAGTGGATATTGCCTTACGCTGGGGCATCGGTTACGAGACCACGATGCGCAGCTTCGTCAACATCATTTCCACGCCAAAGGGCGGCAGGCATCAAGAAGGTTTTGAGCAAGCGCTGTTGAGGACTTTCCGCAAAGTCATTGAAGCGAATGCCCGCAAGCTCAAGGCCGGAAACGACAAGATCGAAAAGGATGATGTTCAGGCCGGGTTGACGGCGGTGCTCACCGTGCGACTGGCCGAGCCCCAGTTTGAAGGCCAGACCAAAGAGGTTCTTGGCACGCCTGCAGTGCGTGCGATTGTGGCCAAAGTGGTTGAGCAAGAAATTACCGCGAAGCTGAATTCGTCGAATCGCAATGACAAGGCCCAATCGGCGTTGTTATTGGAAAAAGTTGTTTCCGAAATGAAGTCGCGGATTTCGGCGCGGGTACACAAAGAAACTCAGCGGCGCAAGAATGCCTTGGAAACCTCTTCGCTACCCGCTAAATTGGCGGATTGCCGGTCCGAAGAAACTGAGCGCACGGAATTGTTCATCGTGGAGGGCGACAGCGCGCTGGGCACCGCACGACTGGCTCGTTCCTCCGACTTCCAAGCTTTGCTGCCGATACGTGGCAAGATCCTGAACGTGCAGAAGGCTTCGGTGGGGGATATGCTCTCCAACGCCGAATGCGCGGCGCTCATCCAAGTGGTTGGCGCCGGGTCTGGCCGTTCCTTCGACATTGAGGGCGCACGCTACGGCAAGATCATTGTCATGACGGATGCCGACGTCGACGGGGCACATATTCGCACTCTTTTGCTGACGTTGTTCTTCCGCTACATGCGCCCGATGATTGATGCTGGCCGCGTTTACGCCGCAGTGCCGCCGCTGCATCGAGTTGAGGTAATCAATCATGGTCAAAAGGCGAATGAGTTGATTTACACCTATACCGAAAATGAGCTCAATGACTTGCTCAAGCGGTTAGAAAAAGAGGGCAAGCGCTACAAAGAGCCGATCCAGCGTTACAAGGGTCTGGGCGAAATGGATGCCGATCAGCTGGCCGAAACCACGATGGATCCACGGCATCGAACCTTGCGCAGAGTTACCGCAACACATGCTGAGGCGGCCGAGAAGACTTTTGAGCTGCTCATGGGCTCCGACGTCGCACCGCGCAAAGAATTTATTATCGCCGGCTCGGCAATGCTCGATCGGGAACGCCTCGACGCCTAA
- a CDS encoding DUF7455 domain-containing protein has protein sequence MTTAIISRELNALDRCDRCGAQAYVRVVLESSGGELLFCAHHARAVEATLKPISGQWHDETSRLFEKAPVLIED, from the coding sequence ATGACAACGGCAATTATAAGTCGTGAACTGAATGCTTTGGATCGCTGCGATCGTTGTGGCGCACAAGCTTATGTCAGGGTAGTCCTTGAGTCCTCTGGCGGAGAACTTCTATTCTGCGCGCACCATGCACGCGCAGTTGAAGCGACGCTAAAACCGATTTCGGGACAGTGGCACGATGAGACCTCCCGGTTGTTTGAAAAAGCACCGGTTCTTATCGAGGACTGA